One genomic window of Myxococcales bacterium includes the following:
- a CDS encoding peptidylprolyl isomerase, whose amino-acid sequence MTRAGGWLLPSTALLLAACGSAPVQLATPDGETSLARSPAPEAPAASGAPTAPGATPETGGTPAPSSEAPPMELAPPGTTLPKEIGARHILVQFLGAERAPASVVRTREQAEALAQKVLVRARRGESFTRLVTEYSDEPGAAGRGGALGRFGRGRMVPAFEEVAFRMRVGQLSDVVETPFGFHVILRTE is encoded by the coding sequence ATGACCCGCGCAGGAGGCTGGCTCCTGCCGTCGACCGCCCTCCTGCTCGCGGCCTGCGGGTCCGCGCCCGTGCAGCTCGCGACGCCCGACGGTGAGACCTCGTTGGCCCGCTCGCCCGCCCCGGAGGCCCCTGCAGCCTCTGGCGCGCCCACGGCCCCCGGCGCCACGCCGGAGACCGGAGGCACGCCCGCGCCGTCGAGCGAGGCACCTCCCATGGAGCTCGCCCCGCCCGGCACCACGCTCCCGAAGGAGATCGGGGCGCGTCACATCCTCGTGCAGTTCCTTGGCGCCGAGCGTGCGCCCGCCTCGGTCGTGCGCACGCGTGAACAAGCCGAGGCGCTCGCGCAGAAGGTCCTCGTGCGCGCTCGACGCGGCGAGAGCTTCACGCGGCTCGTCACCGAGTACTCGGACGAGCCAGGCGCCGCGGGGCGCGGAGGCGCGCTCGGCCGCTTCGGCCGCGGACGCATGGTGCCCGCGTTCGAGGAGGTCGCCTTTCGCATGCGCGTCGGCCAGCTCTCCGACGTCGTCGAGACGCCGTTCGGCTTCCACGTCATCCTCCGCACCGAGTGA
- a CDS encoding FKBP-type peptidyl-prolyl cis-trans isomerase codes for MIADTPPRAPAHVRRPLRLPAALVALALVGCSNLTAPAPDEPITVTKDPGPAAKAEPAQPEGTAKAADRPAPKPADKPAAPEEPLKKTDVVVGKGPEAKAGDVVSVHYVGTLVDGKEFDASRKHGKPFDFPLGQGQVIKGWDEGVAGMKPGGKRKLVIPPSKAYGARGAPPVIPPNSTLLFEVELLEIKKNPEGAPAHPGHDRPGGKK; via the coding sequence ATGATCGCAGACACTCCCCCTCGCGCCCCCGCTCACGTCCGCCGCCCGCTCCGCCTCCCCGCTGCGCTCGTGGCGCTCGCGCTCGTCGGCTGCTCGAACCTCACGGCCCCCGCGCCCGACGAGCCCATCACGGTCACGAAGGACCCCGGCCCCGCCGCCAAGGCAGAGCCGGCTCAGCCCGAAGGCACGGCGAAGGCCGCGGACCGTCCCGCGCCCAAGCCCGCCGACAAGCCGGCCGCCCCCGAGGAGCCGCTCAAGAAGACCGACGTCGTCGTCGGCAAGGGCCCGGAGGCGAAGGCTGGCGACGTGGTGTCGGTGCACTACGTCGGCACCCTGGTCGACGGCAAGGAGTTCGACGCCTCGCGCAAGCACGGGAAACCCTTCGATTTTCCGCTCGGCCAGGGCCAGGTCATCAAGGGGTGGGACGAGGGCGTGGCCGGCATGAAGCCGGGCGGCAAGCGAAAGCTCGTCATCCCGCCCTCCAAGGCCTACGGCGCGCGCGGCGCCCCGCCGGTCATCCCGCCGAACTCGACGCTGCTGTTCGAGGTCGAGCTCCTGGAGATCAAGAAGAATCCAGAAGGAGCGCCAGCCCACCCCGGCCACGATCGGCCCGGCGGGAAGAAATGA